Proteins from a genomic interval of Desulfofustis limnaeus:
- the purD gene encoding phosphoribosylamine--glycine ligase: MKVLVIGSGGREHALVWKIKQSPRVSEIYCAPGNGGIADLARCVPIDVTDTAALVEFARQNRIDLTIVGPEASLTAGVVDEFENSGLAIFGPTSKAAILEGSKAFTKQFLTKYQIPTAAFKLFDDAKKAKKYVAKQGGPLVVKADGLAAGKGVIVAATVAEAQQAIDLIMNQKAFGDAGNQIIIEQCLTGEEASFIAFTDGKTVLPLPSSQDHKAVFDGDRGPNTGGMGAYSPAPVVTEEIEHYVMDHVMLPTIRGMAAEGRPYKGMLYAGLMIDQGRVNVLEFNCRFGDPEAQPLLMRLENDLIDIIEAVIAGRLNTVRLQIDPRPAICVVMASGGYPGAYQSGKRIKGLKKAAALAGVEVFHAGTKTVKGHVVTAGGRVLGVTALGETVIAAREKAYQAVSAIDWTGCQYRHDIGEKAMKHTKKKEAAAVVGILMGSDSDLPVMRSAADFFEQMHVPYEMTVASAHRTPELVMEYTRTAPKRGIQIIIAGAGMAAHLAGVIASHTDLPVIGVPLDASPLGGMDALLATVQMPPGVPVATMGIGKAGAKNAAVLACRILALADSDLARKLVEFRARMVEEVHEKARALKG, encoded by the coding sequence ATGAAGGTACTGGTTATCGGATCGGGCGGTCGTGAGCATGCCCTGGTATGGAAGATCAAACAAAGCCCGCGCGTTTCCGAAATCTATTGTGCACCGGGAAACGGCGGTATCGCCGACCTGGCCCGCTGCGTGCCAATCGATGTTACCGATACGGCAGCCCTGGTTGAGTTTGCCCGGCAGAACCGGATCGATTTGACCATTGTCGGGCCGGAGGCATCTCTTACCGCCGGGGTCGTTGACGAGTTCGAGAACAGTGGTTTGGCCATCTTTGGACCAACCAGCAAGGCCGCCATTCTCGAAGGGAGCAAAGCATTCACCAAGCAGTTTCTGACAAAGTACCAGATCCCGACGGCTGCGTTCAAACTCTTTGACGATGCGAAAAAAGCCAAAAAATATGTGGCCAAACAAGGGGGACCTCTGGTCGTCAAGGCCGATGGGCTGGCTGCCGGCAAAGGCGTCATCGTGGCGGCTACGGTTGCCGAAGCTCAACAGGCGATTGATCTGATCATGAACCAAAAGGCCTTCGGTGATGCCGGGAACCAGATCATCATCGAACAGTGTCTGACCGGGGAAGAGGCATCGTTTATCGCCTTTACCGATGGAAAGACCGTGCTGCCTCTACCCTCGTCTCAGGATCACAAGGCCGTGTTCGATGGGGACCGCGGGCCGAATACCGGCGGTATGGGCGCCTATTCGCCGGCACCAGTCGTGACCGAGGAAATTGAACACTATGTCATGGACCATGTCATGCTGCCCACGATACGAGGCATGGCCGCTGAAGGACGCCCCTACAAAGGCATGCTCTACGCCGGCCTGATGATCGACCAGGGCCGGGTCAACGTCCTCGAATTCAACTGCCGCTTTGGCGATCCCGAAGCGCAACCGCTGCTGATGCGTTTGGAAAATGACCTGATTGACATCATCGAGGCGGTTATTGCCGGACGATTGAACACGGTTCGGCTGCAGATCGACCCGCGGCCGGCAATCTGCGTGGTTATGGCCTCAGGCGGCTACCCGGGAGCATACCAGAGCGGTAAACGAATCAAGGGCCTAAAGAAGGCGGCAGCCCTGGCGGGCGTTGAAGTTTTTCATGCCGGCACCAAGACCGTGAAGGGGCACGTGGTAACGGCGGGCGGCCGAGTACTCGGGGTCACCGCTTTGGGCGAAACGGTCATTGCGGCCCGAGAAAAGGCCTATCAGGCGGTCAGTGCTATTGATTGGACGGGATGTCAGTATCGCCACGATATAGGAGAAAAAGCAATGAAACATACAAAGAAAAAAGAAGCAGCAGCGGTTGTGGGGATCTTGATGGGCAGTGATTCGGATCTTCCGGTCATGCGCAGTGCCGCCGATTTTTTCGAACAGATGCACGTACCCTATGAGATGACGGTGGCCTCGGCGCACCGGACGCCGGAGCTGGTCATGGAGTACACCCGCACGGCGCCCAAGCGCGGCATACAAATCATCATTGCCGGTGCCGGAATGGCAGCCCACCTGGCCGGTGTCATCGCCTCGCACACCGACCTTCCAGTCATCGGCGTTCCGCTCGACGCCTCACCGCTCGGGGGCATGGATGCGTTGCTGGCGACGGTGCAGATGCCTCCCGGTGTTCCCGTGGCGACCATGGGTATCGGCAAGGCCGGCGCCAAAAATGCGGCGGTTCTGGCCTGCCGGATCCTGGCCTTGGCAGACAGTGATCTGGCACGAAAACTTGTTGAATTCAGGGCCAGAATGGTCGAAGAAGTCCATGAAAAGGCCCGGGCCCTCAAAGGGTAG
- a CDS encoding TetR/AcrR family transcriptional regulator produces the protein MKSLEKHNKILTSATKVFAKKGFFNARISDIAKEAKVADGTIYLYFNNKFDILISVLEEEIGKIIEQIQKSIEKETDPQKMLTIFVQKHLATMKQNRNLAEVIHIELRQSDKLVKEYRNKTFKQYINVISHIIQRGQEQNVYRKDIKPGIAKRAFFGALDEVSRVWAESTGSTYSLEETTEQILALFLNGMLEKKA, from the coding sequence ATGAAGTCTTTAGAAAAACATAACAAGATACTCACTTCCGCCACCAAGGTCTTTGCCAAGAAAGGCTTCTTCAATGCGCGGATATCAGATATTGCCAAAGAAGCGAAAGTGGCCGATGGCACGATCTATCTCTATTTCAACAATAAATTCGATATCTTGATCTCTGTTCTGGAAGAAGAGATCGGCAAGATCATCGAACAGATCCAGAAATCGATCGAGAAGGAAACGGACCCGCAAAAGATGCTCACCATCTTCGTTCAGAAGCATCTGGCGACAATGAAACAGAACCGGAACCTGGCCGAAGTCATTCATATCGAGCTGCGGCAGAGCGACAAGTTGGTCAAAGAGTACCGCAACAAGACGTTCAAGCAATACATCAATGTCATATCCCACATCATCCAGCGTGGCCAGGAGCAGAACGTTTACCGAAAAGATATCAAGCCGGGGATAGCGAAAAGAGCGTTTTTCGGTGCACTGGATGAAGTGTCCAGGGTATGGGCGGAATCAACCGGCTCCACCTACAGTCTGGAGGAGACGACGGAGCAGATACTGGCGCTGTTTCTCAACGGTATGTTGGAAAAAAAGGCGTAA
- the greA gene encoding transcription elongation factor GreA, protein MVERIPMSKTGYQRLKEELDRLEKKDRREVVMAIETARGHGDLKENAEYHAAKERQGHIEGRILELKDKLSRAEVIDCTKVRCDRAVFGTIVRLLDMDTDEEISYQLLGPEEADVKKGSISVLSPLGSSLIGKEVGDDVIAHTPSGTREFEVMGIIAANTP, encoded by the coding sequence ATGGTTGAACGGATTCCGATGTCCAAGACCGGATATCAACGCCTCAAGGAAGAACTTGATCGTCTGGAGAAAAAAGATAGGCGAGAGGTGGTGATGGCGATCGAGACGGCGCGCGGTCACGGCGATTTAAAGGAGAATGCCGAGTATCATGCGGCCAAAGAAAGACAAGGCCATATTGAAGGTCGGATCCTTGAACTCAAAGACAAGCTGAGTCGTGCCGAGGTCATCGACTGCACGAAAGTCCGTTGTGATCGGGCCGTTTTTGGAACGATAGTTCGCCTGCTGGATATGGACACCGACGAGGAGATCAGCTATCAGCTGTTGGGGCCGGAAGAGGCCGATGTCAAGAAGGGATCGATATCCGTGCTGTCACCGTTGGGAAGCAGCCTGATCGGCAAGGAGGTCGGTGATGACGTAATTGCTCACACACCGAGCGGCACCAGAGAGTTCGAGGTGATGGGGATCATAGCGGCGAACACCCCTTGA
- a CDS encoding tetratricopeptide repeat protein, with product MVGEDQATPAWKSDWDEARLLAQKQQFAAAAERYLSVLNEKPHIEEVKWELFTVLLSLKDYRRAAYYLESLLEINPSKTEYLLSAGNLALAREDYEQALDFFGQVVEQNPLDAHADSALKGMTQALQAKGDTALAIPLMEQLYQRGKSEMEQVLELARACAGSGDTTKSLYYYTELVQKFRVPPPVLKETARFFEQAGAIDQAAELWPVLLEAGDEDMQLHQKLAAFYLERDQEEKALPHLLTLVDQGIERQKYLLTVADIHLFHLDRPDKALTYYETYQKEFPGGEDVSANIADIQLILANDLLTIVENDGADMLWQDLSTVTPDRIGIFKAMADILAELGKTDELLAVLRILSSQNPQDLDLLKRLVEVSFSNGRFEACLADLHVGAKTVSFDGSLYLLQARCQAALGRDEEELQSYLNYLRLDEGDVSVRMQAILLAGAIGDVAALERLLPESKLQRYRDEPLLLAYFNALIDNGLLGIAQQRIDTVRTGTGVNSGLWATLSLAQARSLHAGGAVFAAEQLLRQVLAEQPESIDALLQLADYSLQQDDVPTTQIWLRTINQLVAQSDLKNRLTSEQHDAIFNRNMRLQWLLGDRKVVLEKIGTYLQQKIDTGPLTESSMQTAMFFLRYLGHDPQQRKQRLQMFARHLAALPEPFLLAVSVLLQQQPVVHRNEDGTALSNLLDGAHLLQRWGFSRESMQLLDRAITLSPTSVRGKTLQAHALTQLKEYRQAAAMYAELSRNYPQEIFFQQKTERLVAMLDPATTSKSVLSAQPSLPDTPEQMLSRARDLWNGNEWEQSLSVYDSLQRAVRQEIEKGFQVISSTETFRHLFPARHQREVLFSPGEEEFLDRVMSPSFFVAHRAEDIARLSARYYETYRWWKVVHKEYEAKSALSTREFYKAERSFQELQDIDVAAAASSYPDLATIYSRIGKRQKESQVYELLRDTNREIPELKEAAAKDVRQRQPHLLLDVHYSEQQGRDDHIDITQSYAGANLQFTPTLLHEAGVWFGRNEYGNSESTTLAKSVYLNSRYAIFFNDYLQGEAQLGFENFDTGGESYLLYDIALRGRLEDKLNVFAAINQQPVADTIASLDRGIYKKQFQAGMSLEYLPGFLLGFDFSLHDYNDDNDGKQFNVFASYRFFWEESSFDVKYRYRKLENTISQVDLDSQEDLSGSAPPYWSPGKFWQHLLSGEYRIELWPTGKLQSGTSYVSALYGIGFEEGDLLVQKGEINIFLEMTPVFLVKGTFSTDWSEDYERYSALASLAYRW from the coding sequence ATGGTCGGGGAAGATCAGGCGACGCCGGCCTGGAAGAGCGATTGGGACGAGGCGCGGCTTTTGGCCCAGAAACAGCAATTCGCTGCGGCAGCAGAGCGTTATCTGTCCGTTCTCAACGAAAAACCGCACATTGAGGAGGTTAAGTGGGAACTCTTCACGGTGTTGCTCAGCCTCAAGGACTACCGGCGCGCCGCTTATTATCTGGAAAGTCTGCTGGAAATCAATCCGTCAAAGACGGAATATCTCCTCAGTGCCGGTAATCTTGCCCTGGCCAGGGAAGATTACGAACAGGCTCTCGATTTCTTCGGGCAGGTGGTCGAACAGAATCCCCTCGATGCGCACGCCGATTCGGCCTTGAAGGGAATGACTCAGGCGTTGCAGGCAAAAGGTGACACCGCGTTGGCCATCCCCTTGATGGAGCAGCTGTACCAGCGGGGAAAATCGGAGATGGAACAGGTACTGGAACTGGCCCGGGCTTGCGCCGGGAGCGGCGATACGACCAAGTCGTTGTATTACTATACCGAACTCGTGCAAAAGTTCCGGGTTCCCCCGCCGGTTCTCAAGGAGACCGCCCGGTTCTTCGAGCAGGCCGGAGCCATCGACCAGGCTGCCGAACTCTGGCCTGTCCTGCTCGAGGCCGGGGATGAGGATATGCAGCTCCATCAGAAGCTGGCCGCGTTTTATCTGGAAAGAGATCAAGAAGAAAAGGCCCTACCGCATCTGCTCACGCTTGTCGATCAGGGAATCGAGCGTCAAAAATATCTATTGACCGTGGCGGACATCCATCTCTTTCACCTGGACCGGCCGGATAAGGCGCTCACCTACTATGAAACCTATCAAAAGGAATTTCCCGGCGGTGAAGACGTGTCGGCCAACATCGCCGATATCCAGCTTATTTTGGCCAACGATTTGTTGACCATCGTTGAAAACGACGGGGCCGACATGCTCTGGCAGGATTTGTCGACCGTCACTCCCGATCGGATCGGGATCTTCAAGGCCATGGCTGACATCCTCGCGGAACTCGGGAAAACGGATGAATTGTTAGCGGTACTGCGTATTCTCAGTTCGCAGAATCCCCAGGACCTGGATCTGTTGAAACGACTCGTTGAGGTATCTTTTAGCAACGGTCGCTTCGAAGCCTGTCTTGCCGATCTGCATGTTGGCGCGAAAACGGTTTCTTTTGACGGCTCCCTCTATCTGCTCCAGGCTCGCTGTCAGGCCGCCTTGGGCCGAGACGAGGAAGAGTTGCAGAGTTATCTCAACTATCTACGGCTCGACGAAGGAGACGTTTCCGTGCGGATGCAGGCGATCCTGCTCGCCGGGGCCATCGGCGACGTTGCAGCTCTGGAGAGATTGTTGCCCGAGTCGAAGCTGCAACGATACCGGGATGAACCGTTGCTGCTGGCCTATTTCAACGCCTTGATCGACAATGGTCTTTTGGGCATAGCCCAGCAACGAATCGATACTGTCCGGACCGGTACTGGTGTGAACTCCGGTTTGTGGGCAACCCTGTCACTGGCCCAGGCACGAAGCCTTCATGCCGGGGGAGCCGTCTTTGCTGCGGAGCAGCTTCTGCGTCAGGTGCTGGCGGAGCAACCCGAGTCCATAGACGCCTTGCTGCAGTTGGCGGACTACAGTCTGCAGCAAGATGATGTCCCAACGACCCAGATCTGGCTGCGGACGATCAATCAATTGGTGGCCCAAAGTGATCTGAAAAACCGTTTAACCAGCGAGCAGCACGACGCCATTTTCAACCGGAATATGCGACTGCAATGGCTCCTTGGTGACCGAAAAGTCGTATTGGAAAAGATCGGAACGTACCTGCAGCAAAAGATCGACACGGGCCCCCTTACCGAGTCGTCGATGCAGACTGCCATGTTTTTTCTGCGCTATCTTGGCCACGATCCGCAACAACGTAAACAACGATTGCAGATGTTTGCTCGTCATCTCGCTGCGCTCCCCGAACCGTTTCTACTGGCGGTTTCCGTTTTACTCCAACAGCAGCCAGTGGTGCACCGGAACGAGGATGGCACTGCTTTAAGCAATCTGCTGGACGGGGCCCATCTGCTGCAACGGTGGGGATTTTCGAGAGAATCGATGCAGCTGCTGGACCGGGCGATCACGTTGTCTCCCACCTCGGTTCGAGGCAAGACGTTGCAGGCACACGCGTTAACGCAACTCAAGGAATACCGCCAAGCCGCCGCGATGTACGCTGAGCTGTCCCGAAATTATCCCCAGGAGATCTTTTTCCAGCAAAAAACCGAGCGCCTTGTGGCCATGCTCGACCCTGCCACCACATCGAAGAGCGTTCTTTCAGCTCAGCCGTCCCTTCCAGACACCCCCGAGCAGATGCTCAGCCGAGCTCGCGATCTCTGGAATGGCAATGAGTGGGAGCAATCGCTGAGTGTCTACGACTCATTACAGCGTGCCGTACGTCAAGAGATTGAGAAAGGGTTCCAGGTGATCAGTTCGACCGAGACGTTCCGCCATCTGTTTCCGGCACGTCACCAGCGGGAGGTTTTGTTTTCCCCAGGGGAGGAGGAGTTTCTAGACCGGGTCATGAGCCCATCTTTCTTTGTTGCCCATCGGGCCGAGGACATCGCCCGGCTGTCGGCTCGTTATTACGAGACCTATCGATGGTGGAAGGTCGTCCATAAAGAGTATGAGGCGAAGTCGGCTTTGAGCACTCGTGAATTTTACAAAGCCGAGCGAAGTTTTCAGGAATTGCAGGATATCGATGTGGCAGCCGCTGCCTCTTCCTACCCGGATCTGGCCACCATTTACAGCCGTATCGGAAAGCGTCAGAAAGAATCACAGGTGTACGAGCTGCTGCGCGACACCAACCGCGAGATCCCGGAGTTGAAGGAAGCTGCAGCAAAAGATGTCAGACAGCGACAACCGCATCTTCTTCTTGATGTACACTATTCGGAACAACAGGGGCGTGATGATCATATCGACATCACGCAGAGTTATGCCGGTGCCAATCTGCAGTTTACACCAACCTTGCTGCATGAGGCCGGGGTCTGGTTCGGTCGCAACGAGTACGGCAACAGCGAATCGACAACGCTGGCCAAAAGCGTTTATCTCAACAGTCGTTACGCCATTTTTTTCAACGATTACCTGCAAGGGGAGGCGCAACTCGGTTTCGAGAATTTCGATACCGGTGGAGAATCCTATCTCCTCTACGATATTGCCCTGCGCGGCAGATTGGAAGACAAACTCAATGTGTTTGCCGCCATAAACCAGCAGCCGGTGGCCGACACCATTGCTTCTCTGGACCGAGGTATCTACAAGAAACAATTTCAAGCCGGCATGTCTCTTGAATATCTACCCGGTTTTCTTCTTGGTTTCGATTTTTCGCTGCACGACTACAACGACGATAATGATGGCAAACAGTTCAATGTGTTCGCTTCTTATCGGTTTTTCTGGGAAGAAAGCTCTTTTGATGTGAAGTATCGCTACCGGAAATTGGAGAATACGATCAGCCAGGTGGATCTCGACAGTCAAGAGGATCTCAGCGGTTCTGCCCCCCCCTACTGGAGTCCCGGAAAATTCTGGCAACACCTGTTGAGTGGGGAATATCGTATCGAGCTGTGGCCGACCGGTAAACTGCAAAGCGGCACCAGCTATGTTTCGGCACTCTATGGCATTGGCTTTGAAGAGGGAGATCTGCTGGTCCAGAAAGGGGAAATCAACATTTTCCTTGAAATGACCCCGGTCTTCTTAGTAAAAGGTACATTCTCGACGGATTGGTCGGAAGATTACGAGCGATACAGCGCCCTCGCGTCATTGGCATATCGTTGGTAA
- a CDS encoding DegT/DnrJ/EryC1/StrS family aminotransferase — MNVPLLDLRPQHGELREEIIERVVQVIDSTRYIQGPEVEALEQEVADYCGTSHAIGVSSGTDALLVALMALDIGPGDQVLIPPFSFFATMGVVLRLGARPVFADIDPISFNINPDRVEEILAADAGRKIKAMIPVHLYGQCADMERLLGLSQRYGVPLIEDAAQAIGAQVPLAAARTWPRAGSMGLAGCFSFFPSKNLGGIGDGGMVICQDESFARKVSLLRNHGAHPKYYHALVGGNFRLDPIQAAVLRVKLPRLESWHAQRRRNAQRYHDLFSSFGFADDERLQVPEAVHEPQARSCATNVNYHIYNQYVIRVHERDALRDRLQEQGIGSEIYYPLGLHRQHCLSDSADMPEMKHTEQAAKETLALPIYPGLTEAMQEYVVQTIRSFYR, encoded by the coding sequence ATGAACGTACCACTGCTGGATTTGCGTCCTCAACACGGCGAGTTACGAGAAGAAATCATTGAACGGGTGGTCCAGGTGATCGATTCCACCCGTTACATTCAAGGGCCGGAGGTCGAGGCATTGGAGCAGGAGGTTGCCGATTATTGCGGCACTTCCCACGCAATCGGGGTCTCCAGCGGCACCGACGCTCTGCTGGTGGCTTTGATGGCATTGGATATCGGCCCCGGTGATCAGGTCCTGATTCCTCCTTTTTCTTTTTTCGCCACGATGGGGGTGGTGCTGCGGCTCGGAGCCCGACCGGTCTTTGCCGATATTGATCCGATCTCTTTCAATATCAATCCGGATCGGGTGGAGGAGATTTTGGCAGCCGATGCGGGTAGAAAGATCAAAGCGATGATACCGGTTCACCTCTATGGGCAATGCGCCGATATGGAGCGACTGCTTGGGCTTTCCCAACGATACGGGGTGCCGCTTATCGAGGATGCCGCCCAGGCGATCGGCGCCCAGGTGCCATTGGCAGCGGCCCGAACGTGGCCCCGGGCCGGCAGCATGGGGCTGGCCGGTTGTTTCTCGTTCTTTCCCAGTAAAAATCTGGGCGGCATCGGAGATGGCGGCATGGTCATCTGCCAGGATGAATCGTTTGCCCGAAAGGTATCCCTGCTGCGCAACCACGGTGCTCATCCAAAATATTATCATGCACTGGTTGGCGGCAATTTCCGGCTCGATCCCATCCAGGCGGCGGTTCTCCGCGTCAAACTGCCACGACTGGAATCATGGCATGCCCAGCGTCGCCGTAACGCTCAACGCTACCATGACCTTTTCTCATCGTTCGGTTTTGCCGACGATGAGCGGCTGCAGGTACCGGAGGCCGTCCATGAGCCCCAGGCCCGGTCCTGTGCTACGAACGTGAACTACCACATCTACAATCAATACGTTATCCGCGTTCATGAGCGGGACGCTCTGCGGGACCGGCTGCAGGAGCAGGGCATCGGCAGTGAGATTTACTACCCGCTCGGACTGCACCGGCAGCACTGTTTGAGCGACTCGGCCGACATGCCGGAGATGAAGCATACCGAACAGGCGGCCAAAGAGACCCTGGCATTACCGATTTATCCGGGTCTGACCGAGGCCATGCAGGAATATGTTGTACAAACGATTCGTTCCTTTTATCGTTGA
- a CDS encoding sigma-70 family RNA polymerase sigma factor produces MSTDDNALALEMEDHENPLVSMSEDENLPVLSNPALHRYLQEISQYELLSREETEDLAIRFRETGDPNAAYRLVSSNLRLVVKVAMDFQKYWMQNFMDLIQEGNVGLVQATKKFDPYRGVKFSYYAAYWIRAYVLKFIMDNWRLVKIGTTQAQRKLFFSLNKEKKLLEAQGFQPEPKLLAERLNVKEKEVVEMSQRMDSWDVSLESPVKNDSDDEQKSFIPSDDPSIESRIAGKEMKQRLQELLEKLKETLNDKERMILEERLLNDEPLTLQNIADKFAISRERVRQIEVNLLAKMKKYLETEMPDIVDFFDGEKIIVNNSGSSS; encoded by the coding sequence ATGAGCACAGATGATAACGCACTAGCGCTGGAAATGGAAGATCACGAGAATCCGCTCGTTTCCATGTCTGAGGACGAAAATCTCCCTGTTCTCAGCAACCCCGCCCTGCATCGTTATTTGCAGGAGATCAGCCAGTATGAGCTGCTGTCCCGGGAAGAGACCGAAGATCTCGCCATCCGGTTTCGCGAGACGGGTGATCCCAACGCCGCCTATCGTTTGGTATCCTCGAACCTGCGCCTGGTGGTCAAAGTTGCCATGGATTTTCAGAAATACTGGATGCAGAATTTCATGGATCTGATTCAGGAGGGCAACGTGGGCTTGGTGCAGGCCACCAAGAAGTTCGATCCTTACCGGGGCGTAAAATTTTCCTACTATGCTGCCTATTGGATTCGCGCCTACGTACTCAAGTTCATTATGGACAACTGGCGTTTGGTGAAGATCGGCACGACCCAGGCGCAACGAAAACTGTTCTTCAGTCTCAACAAGGAGAAGAAACTTCTCGAAGCCCAGGGATTTCAACCGGAACCGAAACTGTTGGCTGAGCGTCTCAACGTCAAGGAGAAGGAAGTCGTCGAGATGAGTCAACGTATGGACAGCTGGGATGTCTCACTCGAGAGTCCGGTTAAGAATGACTCGGACGACGAACAAAAGAGTTTTATCCCCAGTGACGATCCAAGTATCGAGTCACGGATCGCCGGCAAGGAGATGAAGCAACGCCTTCAGGAACTGCTCGAAAAGTTGAAGGAAACCCTCAACGACAAAGAACGGATGATTCTCGAGGAGCGGTTGCTCAACGACGAGCCGCTTACGTTGCAAAACATCGCCGACAAATTTGCCATTTCCCGGGAACGGGTCCGCCAGATCGAGGTCAATCTGCTGGCCAAGATGAAAAAATACCTGGAGACGGAAATGCCCGATATCGTCGACTTCTTCGACGGTGAAAAAATCATTGTCAACAACTCGGGATCATCCTCCTGA
- the lepA gene encoding translation elongation factor 4 produces MDTIRNFSIIAHIDHGKSTLADRMIQLCNLVTEREFKDQILDNMDIERERGITIKSQTICLPYTAKDGTTYSLNLVDTPGHVDFSYEVSRALASCEGALLIVDAAQGVEAQTLANLYLAMENDLVVIPVINKIDLPSAEPERVSLQIEEDLGLDAELIRRCSAKNGTGVAEILEAIVEHLPPPQGDPAKPLQARIFDATYDSYRGTVISCRIINGSVKPGDQIIFMSTGAVHRVEEVGLFRLKKEPSKYLSAGQVGYILAGIKSVGDAKPGDTITLKDAPCSSPLSGFREVLPVVFSSLYPIAADDYEDLASALEKLQLNDAALSFQKDSSAALGFGFRCGFLGLLHLEVVQERLEREFDISLILTVPSVRYRFMLTDDSELMVDNPAHFPDPSKISLIEEPYIRASILIPERYMGVVMTLCMERRGENTKYHYPTPGRIEFTCELPLAEVIYDFYDRLKSITQGYGSFDYEMLEYRPSDLVKLDILVNGEVVDALSQLVHRSNARARGLGACEQLKEEIPRQLFKIAIQAAIGNNIIARTNVSALRKDVTAKCYGGDITRKRKLLEKQKAGKKRMKTVGNVDIPQSAFLAVLKRDAG; encoded by the coding sequence ATGGATACTATTCGTAACTTCAGCATAATAGCACATATCGACCACGGCAAGTCAACCCTCGCCGACCGAATGATCCAGTTGTGCAATCTGGTGACTGAGCGGGAATTCAAGGACCAGATCCTCGACAACATGGACATTGAGCGCGAGAGAGGCATAACCATCAAGAGCCAGACGATCTGCCTCCCTTACACCGCCAAAGACGGCACCACCTACTCTCTGAATCTGGTCGATACTCCGGGACACGTTGATTTCAGCTACGAAGTGTCGCGGGCCCTGGCCTCCTGCGAGGGAGCCTTGCTGATCGTCGATGCCGCCCAAGGGGTGGAAGCCCAAACCCTGGCCAACCTCTACCTGGCCATGGAGAACGACCTGGTCGTCATCCCCGTTATCAACAAGATCGACCTGCCTTCCGCTGAACCGGAGCGTGTTTCGCTGCAGATCGAGGAAGATCTCGGTCTTGACGCCGAACTCATTCGACGGTGTTCAGCAAAGAACGGTACCGGCGTCGCCGAGATCCTCGAGGCCATCGTCGAACACCTGCCGCCGCCCCAGGGAGATCCGGCTAAACCGCTCCAGGCACGGATTTTCGACGCAACCTATGATTCTTACCGCGGCACCGTCATCTCCTGCCGGATCATCAACGGTTCCGTCAAACCGGGGGACCAGATCATCTTCATGTCGACGGGTGCGGTCCATCGAGTCGAGGAAGTGGGCCTTTTTCGCCTGAAAAAGGAACCGAGCAAGTACTTGAGTGCCGGCCAGGTCGGCTACATTCTGGCCGGTATCAAATCGGTCGGAGATGCCAAGCCGGGCGACACCATCACCCTGAAAGACGCTCCCTGCTCTTCCCCGCTCTCCGGTTTCCGCGAGGTTCTGCCGGTCGTCTTCTCTTCCCTTTACCCCATTGCCGCCGACGATTATGAGGATCTCGCCAGCGCCTTGGAAAAACTGCAGCTCAACGACGCCGCCCTCAGCTTCCAGAAGGATTCTTCGGCCGCTCTCGGATTCGGTTTCCGTTGCGGCTTTCTCGGCTTGTTGCATCTTGAAGTCGTTCAGGAACGCCTGGAACGGGAATTCGACATCTCACTCATTCTTACCGTACCATCGGTTCGCTATCGTTTTATGCTGACCGACGACAGCGAACTCATGGTGGACAACCCGGCGCACTTCCCCGATCCGTCGAAAATATCCCTCATCGAAGAACCCTACATCCGGGCCTCCATCCTCATTCCGGAACGATATATGGGTGTTGTCATGACCCTGTGCATGGAACGGCGGGGCGAAAACACCAAGTATCACTACCCGACCCCCGGCCGAATCGAATTCACTTGCGAGTTGCCGTTGGCCGAAGTGATCTATGATTTTTACGACCGGCTCAAATCGATTACCCAGGGCTATGGGTCGTTTGATTACGAAATGCTCGAGTATCGCCCCAGCGATCTGGTGAAGTTGGACATCCTGGTCAACGGCGAGGTGGTCGACGCCCTGTCGCAATTGGTGCATCGATCAAATGCCAGGGCCAGAGGATTGGGCGCCTGCGAGCAACTGAAAGAAGAAATTCCCCGGCAGCTTTTCAAAATCGCCATCCAAGCGGCAATCGGCAACAACATTATTGCCCGGACCAATGTCTCGGCGTTGCGTAAGGACGTGACCGCTAAATGCTACGGTGGTGATATCACCAGGAAAAGAAAATTGCTGGAAAAACAAAAGGCGGGAAAAAAGCGGATGAAAACGGTAGGCAACGTAGACATTCCCCAGAGCGCTTTTCTTGCCGTCTTGAAACGTGATGCCGGTTGA